The following proteins are encoded in a genomic region of Neomicrococcus aestuarii:
- a CDS encoding prenyltransferase, with amino-acid sequence MKYALLSLAFLLLAVGLSLILRRASMKARGAQTDTAPTSTAWRGTVRIAGVNEGAVLIASAALLVLTAVFDSLMIASNLFTYSESLISGIRVGLAPIEDFAYPVAMVILLPALWVFLRSQPAISVRLLLKHAFVVSRPVSWINTAFPFAAGYLMSTREVDWILVVGTLYYLVPYNLAMYGINDVFDYESDINNPRKGGLEGALLPPSYHQPMLWLCWWSNVPFLVILLAVGSPLSVLAFAISTFAVIAYSAPILRFKERPFLDSLTSSTHFVSPALVGMTVAGAQLDASVAVLLLSFFCWGIAAHAFGAVQDIGPDREAGIGSVATVVGARKTVVFSLVMWGVAGLLMLSTPWPGPLAAVLALPYLINCAPYLRVTDETAATTNAAWRRFIWLNYASGFLVTLLLILEWTTRSS; translated from the coding sequence GTGAAATACGCGCTCCTGTCCTTGGCGTTCCTCTTGCTGGCCGTGGGACTGTCGCTGATACTTCGCCGCGCTTCAATGAAGGCTCGGGGTGCACAGACAGACACTGCCCCAACAAGCACTGCATGGAGGGGGACTGTCCGAATAGCCGGAGTCAACGAGGGTGCGGTGCTGATCGCAAGTGCCGCCCTGTTGGTGCTGACCGCAGTGTTCGACAGCCTCATGATCGCCTCCAACCTCTTCACCTACAGCGAGTCACTCATTTCCGGCATTCGAGTGGGGTTGGCGCCTATCGAGGACTTCGCCTATCCCGTGGCGATGGTCATCTTGCTGCCGGCGTTGTGGGTCTTCTTGCGAAGCCAGCCAGCGATTAGCGTGCGACTGTTGCTCAAGCACGCGTTTGTGGTGTCTCGTCCGGTGAGCTGGATCAATACGGCGTTTCCCTTTGCCGCTGGCTATTTGATGAGCACGCGGGAGGTCGACTGGATTCTGGTGGTGGGAACGCTGTATTACTTGGTGCCGTACAACCTCGCGATGTATGGAATCAACGATGTCTTTGATTACGAATCGGATATCAACAACCCGCGCAAGGGCGGGTTGGAAGGCGCGCTCTTGCCGCCGAGCTATCACCAGCCCATGTTGTGGTTGTGCTGGTGGAGCAACGTGCCGTTCTTGGTGATTCTCCTTGCGGTGGGGTCTCCGCTTTCGGTACTGGCCTTTGCGATCAGCACGTTTGCTGTCATCGCGTATTCCGCGCCCATCTTGCGGTTTAAGGAACGTCCGTTCCTAGACTCATTGACGTCCAGTACTCACTTTGTGAGTCCCGCTCTGGTCGGTATGACGGTGGCGGGCGCCCAACTGGACGCTTCGGTTGCAGTTCTTCTGCTGTCCTTCTTTTGTTGGGGGATTGCAGCACATGCTTTCGGGGCCGTGCAGGATATTGGCCCGGATCGCGAGGCGGGAATCGGGTCCGTGGCGACGGTCGTTGGGGCGCGAAAGACCGTGGTCTTCTCTTTGGTGATGTGGGGCGTCGCGGGGCTTCTGATGCTCTCGACGCCGTGGCCCGGACCGCTCGCTGCAGTCTTAGCGCTCCCGTATCTCATCAATTGCGCGCCGTACCTGCGCGTGACGGATGAAACGGCTGCGACAACCAACGCTGCCTGGCGGAGATTCATTTGGTTGAATTACGCGTCTGGGTTTCTGGTTACGCTGCTGTTGATTCTCGAGTGGACCACTCGAAGCAGCTGA
- a CDS encoding lycopene cyclase domain-containing protein gives MSHFAYLGALLVGMTSMLLIDYRFRLFFWRDAASAALVAVAGTVFLLLWDAAGIAGGIFIRGTSEAMLGIDIAPQMPLEEPFFLMFLVLCTMILYTGAEGVLRHYRERGDL, from the coding sequence GTGAGTCACTTTGCGTATCTGGGGGCTCTGCTAGTCGGGATGACGTCCATGCTGTTGATCGACTACCGGTTCCGGTTGTTCTTTTGGCGGGATGCTGCGAGCGCGGCGCTGGTGGCCGTGGCGGGAACGGTGTTCCTCTTGTTGTGGGATGCCGCCGGAATCGCAGGTGGGATCTTCATTCGCGGAACCTCGGAGGCGATGCTGGGGATCGATATCGCCCCACAGATGCCCCTCGAGGAGCCCTTCTTTCTGATGTTTCTGGTGCTGTGCACCATGATTCTGTACACCGGGGCTGAAGGCGTGCTGCGGCATTATCGCGAGCGGGGCGACTTGTGA
- the crtI gene encoding phytoene desaturase family protein, with amino-acid sequence MKKVVVIGGGIAGLASATLLAHEGYEVELLERNDRLGGRAGTLNIQGFRFDTGPSWYLMPEVFEHYFQMIGTTAREQLDLMTLDPGYKVYAEPEERQHAEPHSVGHHPATHLTVPYGLNQVCRVFEEREAGSGKRLERYVKSARKTSHMAERYFLYNTFQSWKNLASREVLVSLPRLVQLLGTSLEHFVARRFKDPLLRQILGYPAVFLGTEPQQAPAMYHLMSSMDLDEGVFYPRGGFWQLVRRLEALAVEAGVTITTRATVTQIGLENRSGKQPQHASVNGVHWRDTDGAEHFTQAGVVVSAADLHHTETQLLPYRARSYPERWWRSKQSGPGAVLVLLGVEGALPQLEHHTLFFTKDWDSNFDAIFGRETRIPNPASIYVCKPSASDPTVAPSGHENLFVLVPIPADPQLGAGGRNGAGDDVLERAADAAIDQIASWAHIPDLKERIVVRQTIGPADFANDYNSWKGGMLGPSHILSQSAMFRAQNKSRRVENLYYAGATTAPGVGVPMCLISAELVLKHLRGDTSAGPLPAPVTGSYASGSGRKAGTDSGNKGQFVAPDQYDDAGAAT; translated from the coding sequence TTGAAGAAGGTTGTAGTCATTGGCGGCGGTATCGCAGGTCTAGCCTCAGCCACTTTGCTGGCGCACGAGGGCTATGAGGTAGAGCTCTTAGAACGTAATGACCGCCTGGGCGGGCGGGCCGGAACGCTGAACATTCAGGGCTTCCGGTTTGATACCGGCCCCTCGTGGTACCTCATGCCAGAGGTTTTTGAGCACTACTTCCAGATGATCGGAACGACTGCGCGAGAGCAACTGGATTTGATGACGCTCGACCCCGGATACAAGGTTTACGCGGAGCCAGAAGAGCGCCAGCATGCAGAGCCTCATTCTGTAGGACACCATCCCGCCACGCACCTGACCGTTCCCTATGGTTTGAACCAGGTATGTCGAGTCTTCGAAGAACGAGAAGCCGGCAGCGGAAAGAGGCTCGAACGCTACGTGAAGTCCGCTCGCAAAACGTCCCACATGGCAGAGCGGTACTTCCTGTACAACACCTTCCAAAGCTGGAAGAACCTTGCCTCGCGAGAGGTCTTAGTTTCCTTGCCGCGGCTGGTCCAACTGTTAGGAACCTCCCTGGAACACTTCGTGGCGAGGCGGTTCAAGGATCCGTTGCTTCGCCAGATCTTGGGATACCCCGCGGTGTTTCTAGGGACAGAGCCTCAGCAAGCGCCAGCCATGTACCACTTGATGAGCTCGATGGATCTTGATGAAGGCGTCTTCTATCCGCGCGGCGGGTTCTGGCAACTCGTGCGCAGGCTTGAGGCGCTCGCCGTTGAGGCTGGCGTCACCATCACCACGAGAGCCACCGTCACCCAGATTGGGCTGGAGAACCGTAGCGGAAAGCAACCCCAACACGCTTCAGTCAACGGTGTCCACTGGAGGGATACGGACGGAGCGGAGCACTTTACGCAAGCAGGCGTCGTCGTATCCGCTGCGGATCTGCACCACACAGAAACCCAACTCTTGCCGTACCGCGCTCGCAGTTACCCCGAGCGGTGGTGGCGCAGCAAGCAGAGTGGTCCGGGCGCAGTTTTAGTCCTGCTAGGGGTTGAGGGTGCCTTGCCGCAACTCGAACACCACACCCTGTTCTTTACGAAGGATTGGGACAGCAACTTCGACGCTATTTTTGGCCGCGAGACTCGGATCCCCAACCCAGCCTCTATCTATGTCTGCAAACCGAGCGCAAGCGACCCCACGGTCGCGCCGAGCGGACACGAGAATCTCTTCGTCCTGGTGCCCATCCCCGCGGATCCGCAGCTCGGCGCGGGAGGACGTAATGGTGCAGGTGACGACGTGCTGGAGCGTGCGGCCGATGCTGCGATCGACCAGATTGCCTCGTGGGCGCACATTCCCGACCTCAAGGAACGCATTGTGGTCCGGCAAACCATTGGCCCCGCGGACTTCGCGAACGACTACAACTCGTGGAAAGGCGGCATGCTGGGACCGTCCCACATCCTCTCGCAAAGCGCGATGTTCCGCGCTCAAAACAAGTCACGGCGCGTGGAAAATCTCTACTACGCGGGCGCCACCACGGCGCCGGGCGTCGGCGTTCCCATGTGCCTGATTAGCGCCGAGCTGGTTCTCAAACATCTGCGAGGGGACACGTCCGCCGGTCCGCTTCCCGCTCCCGTTACTGGTTCTTATGCGTCTGGTTCGGGCCGGAAGGCGGGCACGGATTCGGGCAACAAAGGACAGTTCGTGGCTCCAGACCAGTACGACGACGCAGGCGCGGCCACGTGA
- a CDS encoding phytoene/squalene synthase family protein has translation MKDLATVTNSGSGNEALRRYTQASERAASQIIAAYSTSFGIATRLLGPRHRQHVRNVYALVRVADELVDGVTAEAAFSLAEQQSALGALEAETKEAIAVGYSSNPVVHAFACTARESGITSELITPFFDSMRADLNEIPIAEGLPSEASPKLHVFDASEHARYVFGSAEVVGLMCLRIFLRHEAVRPESLEMLEHGARQLGAAFQNVNFLRDLKDDAARLGRSYLGADIHLTEAQKNEWITVIRAQLQDARSALPLLPQDARTAVACALRLFSTLTDKLAATPAQELMRRRVRVHAPLKAWLVLQSTLDTRWGSAA, from the coding sequence GTGAAGGATCTAGCCACTGTCACAAACTCTGGCTCAGGCAACGAGGCGTTGCGCCGTTACACCCAAGCATCAGAGCGGGCAGCATCTCAGATCATCGCCGCCTACTCCACCTCTTTTGGTATAGCTACGCGGCTGTTGGGACCCCGTCATCGTCAGCACGTGCGTAACGTCTACGCTCTGGTTCGGGTTGCAGATGAGCTGGTAGACGGCGTGACAGCCGAAGCCGCGTTCTCGCTGGCGGAGCAGCAGAGTGCCCTCGGTGCGCTTGAAGCCGAGACCAAAGAGGCGATCGCCGTGGGGTATTCGAGCAATCCGGTAGTTCACGCCTTCGCTTGTACCGCTCGTGAATCAGGGATCACCAGCGAGCTGATCACGCCCTTCTTCGATTCTATGCGCGCTGACCTGAACGAGATCCCCATCGCCGAGGGACTCCCGAGTGAGGCCTCGCCAAAACTTCACGTCTTTGACGCTTCGGAGCATGCCCGGTACGTGTTCGGATCTGCGGAGGTGGTTGGGCTGATGTGCTTGCGCATTTTCCTTCGTCACGAGGCCGTCCGCCCGGAGTCACTGGAAATGCTGGAGCACGGTGCACGGCAATTGGGTGCCGCGTTCCAGAATGTGAATTTCTTGCGAGACCTCAAGGACGACGCCGCACGCTTGGGTCGCAGCTATTTGGGTGCGGACATTCACCTGACGGAGGCGCAAAAGAATGAATGGATCACGGTCATCAGGGCCCAGCTTCAGGACGCTCGCTCCGCATTGCCGCTCTTGCCACAGGATGCACGTACAGCAGTGGCCTGCGCCTTGCGTCTGTTCTCTACTCTCACGGACAAGCTTGCTGCGACTCCCGCCCAAGAGCTCATGCGTCGGCGTGTGCGCGTGCACGCGCCGTTGAAAGCGTGGCTGGTCCTGCAATCCACGCTCGACACCAGATGGGGGAGTGCGGCTTGA
- a CDS encoding polyprenyl synthetase family protein — MVDVAADRSTYPHYTAEIDAVLQRIMLRGRNRSTAYGPQFSHIWDLANSCLTGGKLLRPRLLMEVFDALTPDQDGIRWLKEPSTSSRAEVRRDAALEIAAGIELLHYAFVIHDDLIDEDLTRRGKPNLMGSLLKEMEEPRGMETLGETENPVQNQSKDVHFVRSVGLLVGDLMLSSAHHVFATADLPRSARLRLLDLVEHTVTESCVGELKDVGLSDGVLDPALEATLEMTRLKTATYTFEFPLRAAAILAGASIDIEATLASIGRDLGVAFQLQDDILSAFGDEFVHGKDAYSDFREGKETPLIAFARTTNAWPAIQQRFGADDFKGSDGELLSSLLRECGAEEFVRTMISELFERVVTSASSRLAASSPSLARCIVDLAASLEGRAT; from the coding sequence GTGGTTGATGTCGCCGCGGATCGAAGTACTTACCCGCACTACACGGCTGAAATTGATGCCGTCCTTCAGAGGATCATGCTTCGCGGCCGGAACCGTTCCACGGCGTACGGACCGCAGTTTTCCCATATCTGGGACCTGGCGAACTCCTGTCTGACTGGCGGCAAGCTCCTGCGGCCGCGATTGCTCATGGAAGTTTTCGATGCGCTGACACCAGACCAGGATGGAATTCGATGGTTGAAAGAACCATCAACGAGCTCACGGGCTGAGGTTCGGCGGGACGCTGCTCTGGAGATCGCGGCCGGTATAGAGCTTTTGCACTATGCCTTCGTCATTCATGATGACTTGATCGACGAAGACCTCACGCGGCGTGGCAAGCCCAATCTCATGGGTTCTCTCTTGAAAGAGATGGAAGAACCTCGTGGGATGGAGACCCTCGGTGAGACGGAAAACCCCGTCCAGAACCAGAGCAAAGACGTACATTTTGTGCGCAGCGTTGGCCTGCTGGTGGGAGACCTCATGCTCTCCTCCGCCCATCATGTCTTTGCAACCGCAGATCTTCCACGATCAGCCCGGCTACGTTTGCTGGATCTTGTTGAACACACGGTCACCGAATCTTGCGTCGGTGAACTGAAAGATGTTGGTCTTAGTGACGGTGTGCTGGATCCCGCTCTTGAGGCAACGCTCGAGATGACTCGCCTCAAAACGGCGACCTATACGTTTGAGTTTCCCTTGCGAGCTGCCGCCATTTTGGCCGGCGCATCCATCGACATTGAAGCAACCCTCGCATCCATTGGCAGGGACTTAGGCGTGGCTTTTCAGCTCCAGGATGACATTTTGTCAGCTTTCGGTGACGAGTTCGTCCACGGTAAAGACGCGTACTCGGATTTTCGTGAGGGGAAGGAAACTCCGCTTATCGCTTTTGCGCGCACCACGAACGCGTGGCCAGCCATCCAGCAACGGTTTGGGGCGGACGACTTCAAGGGCTCAGACGGTGAGCTTTTGAGTTCACTTCTTCGCGAATGCGGGGCAGAGGAGTTCGTTAGGACAATGATCTCGGAGCTCTTTGAACGAGTCGTCACATCTGCTTCCTCCAGGCTTGCCGCGAGTAGCCCGTCTTTGGCGCGCTGCATCGTGGACCTTGCAGCTTCTCTCGAGGGGAGAGCAACGTGA
- the idi gene encoding isopentenyl-diphosphate Delta-isomerase: MGASEQVVLVDENGAYVGVEDKLTVHSTSTPLHLAFSVYLFNDHGDLLITRRALGKMTWPGVWTNSFCGHPQPGEDLADAVRRRADYELGASLSSLRLILPDFSYRAVDASGIVENELCPVFCATSDGRLQPRAEEVLEWEWSNPQRVALAAENAPFAFSPWMRTQLPAFLSQLEPSGGGSRG; encoded by the coding sequence ATGGGTGCGAGCGAACAAGTGGTTCTGGTTGACGAAAACGGCGCGTACGTTGGGGTCGAAGATAAGTTGACCGTCCACTCAACCAGCACGCCATTGCACTTGGCATTCTCCGTGTACCTCTTCAACGACCACGGTGACTTGCTGATTACGCGGCGAGCGTTAGGAAAGATGACGTGGCCGGGCGTGTGGACCAACAGCTTTTGCGGCCACCCTCAACCCGGCGAGGACCTTGCCGACGCAGTGCGTCGAAGGGCGGACTATGAACTCGGTGCATCACTGAGCTCTCTTCGATTGATTCTTCCCGATTTCAGCTATAGGGCCGTGGACGCGTCTGGCATCGTGGAGAACGAGCTCTGCCCTGTGTTCTGCGCGACCAGCGATGGCAGGCTACAACCCCGCGCTGAAGAAGTTCTCGAATGGGAGTGGTCGAATCCGCAGCGGGTGGCGCTCGCAGCGGAGAATGCGCCGTTCGCGTTCAGCCCGTGGATGAGGACACAGCTTCCTGCGTTCCTTTCCCAACTGGAACCGAGCGGAGGCGGTAGTCGTGGTTGA
- a CDS encoding MarR family winged helix-turn-helix transcriptional regulator — protein sequence MKLSNQDMRALHYLITAKRQGELVTPGMISAHLRISAASTTKLLNRLERDHHIIRLLHPTDRRAFRIEITEETEASAKQTVGKLQSRRFHAAARLTSSERETVTRFIRDMTEEISLKNAPWSHESQPE from the coding sequence ATGAAGCTCAGCAATCAGGACATGCGAGCGCTTCACTACCTGATTACGGCGAAACGACAAGGTGAACTGGTCACCCCAGGAATGATTTCAGCTCATCTTCGAATTTCTGCTGCGTCCACCACCAAACTGTTGAATCGGTTGGAACGCGACCACCACATCATTCGATTGCTGCACCCCACTGATCGTCGAGCCTTCCGCATTGAAATCACCGAAGAGACGGAAGCCTCGGCGAAGCAGACTGTTGGCAAGCTCCAATCCAGGCGCTTTCATGCAGCAGCCCGCCTGACAAGCTCTGAGCGGGAGACCGTCACCCGCTTTATCCGAGATATGACCGAGGAAATTTCCCTCAAGAACGCCCCGTGGTCCCACGAGTCACAGCCTGAGTGA
- a CDS encoding SDR family oxidoreductase, with protein MPRVLVLGATGYVGGRLVPRLLASGYRVRVVARSVERVKALPWSKNVEIIHGDALDRSTIQRATDDVDVVYFLIHSMSSKGSFQAFDQSIAENVASCARQAGVQRIVYLGGLHPNDLKLSPHLASRTEVGEILLGSGVPTVVLQAGVIIGSGSASFEMIRHLTEVLPYMPAPKWVLNRIQPIAVRDVLYYLLAAARLPSSVNQAFDVGGPDVLRYSDMMNGYAAEAGLPQRVIAALPVLTPRLASHWVGLVTPVPRKIARPLVESLQHECVVKNREIDDAVPIPEGGLTSYRDSVKLALGRIAVDDVETSWVDARIANAPSDPLPSDPEWAGRTVFVANNEKLSTASTAEVWKVITQIGGRTGWYSASFLWSVRGFIDRVAGGVGLRRGRRSMKVLSEGDALDVWRVERMDPGKLLRLRAEMLLPGDAWLELGVEPHSDGSRYWQRAIFFPRGLTGRLYWASMLPFHGVIFKRMAHRITTIAEDAQG; from the coding sequence ATGCCGCGAGTTCTTGTCCTCGGTGCCACCGGTTATGTTGGCGGCCGGTTGGTCCCCCGCCTTCTCGCGAGCGGGTATCGGGTCCGCGTAGTAGCTCGCTCCGTTGAGAGAGTCAAGGCGCTGCCATGGAGCAAGAACGTTGAAATCATTCACGGGGATGCCCTAGACCGCTCCACGATTCAGCGAGCAACAGACGACGTCGACGTGGTCTACTTCCTGATCCACTCCATGAGTAGCAAGGGCTCTTTCCAAGCTTTCGATCAGTCCATTGCCGAGAATGTTGCCTCGTGCGCCCGGCAGGCCGGCGTCCAAAGAATCGTGTACCTTGGCGGATTGCACCCCAACGATTTAAAGCTTTCACCGCACCTTGCGTCCCGCACCGAAGTGGGCGAGATCCTCCTAGGTTCCGGGGTGCCCACCGTGGTGCTCCAAGCGGGCGTGATTATTGGATCCGGCTCCGCTTCCTTCGAGATGATCCGTCACCTCACCGAAGTGTTGCCCTATATGCCGGCGCCGAAGTGGGTGCTGAACCGCATTCAGCCCATCGCCGTGCGGGACGTCTTGTATTACCTCTTGGCGGCAGCCCGCTTGCCATCCTCAGTCAACCAAGCTTTCGATGTGGGAGGACCGGACGTCCTTCGCTATAGCGACATGATGAACGGTTACGCGGCCGAGGCTGGTCTCCCCCAGCGTGTCATCGCCGCGCTTCCTGTCCTCACGCCTCGCCTCGCTTCACATTGGGTGGGTCTTGTTACTCCGGTGCCGCGAAAGATCGCCCGGCCGCTAGTGGAATCGCTTCAGCATGAGTGCGTGGTCAAAAATAGGGAGATCGACGACGCCGTCCCGATTCCCGAGGGCGGGCTCACGTCCTACCGGGATTCTGTGAAGCTCGCACTCGGCAGGATTGCCGTAGATGATGTCGAGACCAGCTGGGTGGACGCACGGATCGCCAACGCGCCGAGCGACCCACTTCCTAGCGATCCCGAATGGGCCGGACGCACCGTCTTCGTGGCGAACAATGAGAAGCTCTCCACCGCGAGCACTGCCGAGGTGTGGAAGGTCATCACGCAAATCGGCGGACGCACCGGATGGTATTCGGCCTCATTCTTGTGGAGTGTTCGCGGTTTCATTGACCGGGTGGCGGGCGGCGTGGGACTGCGCCGCGGTCGACGATCCATGAAGGTCCTCAGCGAAGGCGACGCCCTCGACGTGTGGCGAGTAGAGCGTATGGACCCCGGGAAGCTCCTGCGCCTTCGGGCTGAGATGCTGCTCCCGGGGGACGCATGGCTGGAGCTCGGCGTTGAGCCGCACTCGGACGGATCCCGCTACTGGCAACGCGCCATTTTCTTCCCGAGGGGCCTCACGGGAAGGCTGTACTGGGCGTCCATGCTGCCATTCCATGGCGTGATCTTTAAACGAATGGCGCACCGAATCACCACCATCGCTGAGGATGCACAGGGCTAG
- the arfB gene encoding alternative ribosome rescue aminoacyl-tRNA hydrolase ArfB, whose translation MDDLFVPPAPGAPHGLRIPASELVEQFSRSSGPGGQGVNTTDSRVQLSLDLATTTALNETQRNRVVDQLADRSAGTVLTISASEHRSQRMNRTAARQRLIALLREAVAPPIIRRASRPTNGSRRRRLQAKRLRSETKSYRRRPASD comes from the coding sequence GTGGATGATCTGTTCGTACCGCCGGCACCCGGTGCACCTCACGGCTTGCGTATACCCGCAAGCGAGCTTGTAGAACAGTTCTCCCGCTCCTCCGGGCCGGGTGGCCAGGGCGTCAACACCACAGACTCCCGGGTGCAGCTCAGCTTGGATTTGGCGACCACCACGGCGCTGAACGAGACCCAACGTAATCGAGTTGTCGACCAACTGGCAGACAGGAGCGCGGGCACGGTGCTCACCATCAGCGCGTCCGAGCATCGTTCGCAACGAATGAATCGCACCGCCGCACGACAACGGTTGATCGCGCTCTTGCGCGAGGCCGTGGCTCCCCCGATCATTCGCCGAGCGAGCCGTCCCACAAACGGTTCGCGGCGTCGTCGTCTTCAAGCGAAGCGCTTGCGCTCTGAAACCAAAAGCTACCGGCGGCGTCCTGCGTCCGACTAG
- a CDS encoding MSMEG_4193 family putative phosphomutase, with protein MATVILVRHGRTTANATGILAGRAEGVSLDQVGQDQAAQSADRLASVPLASVVTSPLERCQQTSQYILDRQTEALAPLIEADLTECDYGQWQGRPLSELATEALWPVVQSQPSAVVFPGGEAMAAMQARAVAAMRRHDAAIEAQHGPGAVWVAVSHGDIIKSILADAFGMHLDLFQRINVGPASISIVNYGASRPSVLATNTEAGDLSWLAGGLKSADAPVGGGAGNTSNDVTPQTT; from the coding sequence ATGGCCACAGTCATTCTTGTGCGGCATGGTCGCACCACCGCAAATGCCACCGGAATTTTGGCCGGCCGGGCAGAAGGCGTCAGCTTGGATCAAGTGGGTCAAGATCAGGCCGCTCAGTCGGCGGATCGGCTCGCGAGCGTCCCCCTGGCTAGCGTTGTCACGAGCCCGCTCGAACGCTGCCAACAGACCTCCCAATACATTCTGGATCGGCAAACAGAAGCGCTCGCCCCACTCATAGAAGCGGATCTCACCGAGTGCGATTACGGCCAGTGGCAGGGACGTCCGCTCAGTGAGCTCGCCACCGAAGCACTGTGGCCTGTCGTGCAATCGCAACCATCCGCCGTCGTCTTCCCTGGCGGTGAAGCCATGGCCGCCATGCAGGCACGGGCCGTGGCAGCAATGCGGCGCCACGATGCCGCGATTGAAGCCCAGCACGGACCGGGAGCCGTGTGGGTCGCGGTGAGCCACGGAGACATCATCAAATCCATCCTCGCCGACGCGTTCGGAATGCACCTTGACCTGTTCCAGAGGATCAACGTGGGCCCGGCATCGATTTCCATCGTCAATTACGGCGCCAGCAGGCCCAGCGTTTTGGCCACCAATACGGAGGCCGGCGACCTCTCATGGCTTGCCGGAGGATTGAAATCCGCGGACGCCCCCGTCGGCGGCGGAGCGGGCAACACCAGCAACGATGTAACGCCACAAACGACGTGA
- a CDS encoding DUF3090 domain-containing protein, translating to MPTLVHDFDWPDRFVVGTIGEPGARTFYLQARAGAKLTSFVMEKQQSAELANKIDEVLDDLIEIAGNPYSVPTSIPVELVDNEPLEPVEEQFRIGIMSLGWDPSSAQIIIEAYPIVEVDPEDESSLEKSFEEPSEVLRVRIPVGAARAFAKRTREVVGAGRPLCPLCGFPMDPSGHICGTPEV from the coding sequence ATGCCTACACTTGTTCACGATTTTGACTGGCCGGATCGGTTCGTCGTCGGCACCATTGGTGAGCCGGGAGCGCGCACGTTCTATCTTCAAGCGCGCGCAGGCGCCAAGCTCACGAGCTTCGTCATGGAGAAACAACAGTCCGCGGAACTGGCTAACAAGATCGACGAAGTCCTCGACGATCTCATTGAAATTGCTGGCAACCCTTACAGCGTTCCCACCAGCATCCCCGTTGAGCTCGTGGATAACGAGCCACTGGAACCGGTTGAGGAGCAATTTCGTATTGGCATCATGAGCCTGGGCTGGGACCCCAGTAGCGCTCAGATCATCATCGAGGCTTACCCCATTGTGGAGGTGGACCCCGAGGACGAAAGCAGCCTAGAAAAGTCCTTCGAGGAGCCTTCGGAAGTACTTCGCGTGCGGATACCGGTAGGCGCGGCGCGCGCGTTTGCCAAGCGCACTCGCGAAGTCGTGGGCGCAGGCCGTCCGCTCTGCCCGCTGTGCGGTTTCCCCATGGATCCCAGCGGACACATCTGCGGCACCCCCGAGGTCTAA
- a CDS encoding SCO1664 family protein, with protein MPATDLETAELTLTGKITTASNATFVGNIGDVSVVYKPIAGESPLWDFPGAVLAHREVAAYLVSQAFGGDLVPQTWLRDGPLGEGMVQLWQDEDPAQSAVDLVAVDEVPESGWREVLKGQDESGRLVALVHEDSQTLRRTAVFDVIVNNADRKGNHILEMPGGHRYGVDHGLTFHPEHKLRTVLWGWMGDFLSDEEHDAVARVSEGLDGELGQQLAELLTAEEIAALAARCERLSSVKRFPAPRGDMPAVPWPLF; from the coding sequence ATGCCAGCCACGGATCTTGAGACCGCCGAACTGACGCTTACCGGCAAGATTACCACCGCATCCAACGCCACGTTCGTGGGCAACATCGGTGACGTGAGCGTGGTCTATAAGCCCATCGCTGGGGAAAGTCCGTTGTGGGATTTCCCGGGCGCCGTATTGGCGCACCGCGAGGTGGCTGCGTATCTGGTGTCTCAGGCGTTTGGCGGCGATTTGGTGCCTCAGACGTGGTTACGCGACGGTCCGCTGGGCGAAGGTATGGTGCAGCTCTGGCAGGACGAGGATCCGGCCCAATCCGCTGTGGATCTTGTTGCCGTGGATGAGGTGCCGGAGAGCGGTTGGCGCGAGGTCTTGAAGGGTCAAGATGAGAGCGGGCGCTTGGTGGCCTTGGTGCACGAGGATTCGCAAACGCTCCGCCGCACGGCTGTCTTCGATGTGATCGTCAATAACGCCGACCGCAAGGGCAACCACATCCTTGAGATGCCTGGCGGGCACCGCTACGGGGTAGATCACGGCCTCACCTTCCACCCGGAGCACAAACTGCGCACGGTCCTGTGGGGTTGGATGGGTGATTTCCTGAGCGATGAGGAGCACGACGCCGTAGCTCGCGTCAGCGAGGGACTGGACGGCGAGTTGGGGCAACAGTTGGCAGAATTGCTGACCGCTGAAGAAATCGCGGCCCTTGCGGCACGCTGTGAGCGCTTAAGTTCAGTGAAGAGGTTTCCAGCGCCCAGGGGTGACATGCCCGCGGTGCCATGGCCGCTGTTCTAG